The following coding sequences are from one Candidatus Omnitrophota bacterium window:
- the hisB gene encoding imidazoleglycerol-phosphate dehydratase (catalyzes the dehydration of D-erythro-1-(imidazol-4-yl)glycerol 3-phosphate to 3-(imidazol-4-yl)-2-oxopropyl phosphate in histidine biosynthesis), which yields SKGKIRRFGSAIIPMDEALALVSLDVSGRPFLEFNVKFKNIRNADFDYRLLEDFFRALSVKAGITIHIVSLAGRDNHHICESVFKAFGKALAEALKSSSRKVASTKGLI from the coding sequence ATCAAAGGGCAAAATACGCAGATTCGGCTCCGCTATCATCCCCATGGATGAGGCTCTGGCTCTTGTTTCTCTGGATGTCTCGGGCCGTCCGTTTCTTGAATTCAATGTTAAATTCAAAAATATAAGAAACGCAGATTTTGATTACCGCCTTCTGGAGGATTTCTTCAGGGCGCTTTCCGTAAAGGCGGGAATCACAATACACATCGTCTCTCTTGCCGGGCGCGACAATCATCATATATGCGAATCTGTGTTCAAGGCCTTCGGCAAAGCCCTCGCCGAAGCTCTCAAGTCCTCGTCCAGAAAAGTGGCCTCGACCAAAGGCCTTATCTGA